In Helicobacter mastomyrinus, a single genomic region encodes these proteins:
- a CDS encoding Panacea domain-containing protein, whose amino-acid sequence MNKTEATIAYIINYFQCNNSPKNLGKVKLVKILWFADREFMHKYFKQLTNLEYRKMPQGPMPTNINSILKSMQKEGIIQTFETSKYGYTQQSFLCLQEPNLDAFSPQEISILDKVIIDLLDKSASQISQETHDELWHSIEQGKIMPLESVFLQDVIPATQDDVNG is encoded by the coding sequence TTGAATAAGACAGAGGCAACCATTGCATATATCATTAATTATTTTCAATGCAATAACTCTCCTAAAAATCTTGGCAAAGTGAAGCTTGTGAAAATTCTATGGTTTGCCGATAGAGAGTTTATGCATAAATACTTTAAGCAACTTACAAATTTAGAGTATAGAAAAATGCCTCAGGGTCCTATGCCTACAAATATTAATTCAATTTTAAAATCTATGCAAAAAGAAGGGATTATTCAAACATTTGAAACATCTAAATATGGCTACACACAACAATCTTTTTTATGTTTGCAAGAGCCAAATTTAGACGCCTTTAGTCCGCAAGAGATAAGCATATTAGATAAGGTCATTATAGACTTACTTGATAAGAGTGCTTCACAAATCTCTCAAGAGACACACGATGAGCTATGGCACTCCATAGAGCAAGGAAAGATAATGCCATTAGAATCAGTCTTTTTACAAGATGTTATCCCTGCTACACAAGATGATGTGAATGGCTAA
- a CDS encoding TM2 domain-containing protein: MLKSRLAKITDEQKIASLGMIQLKSPVVGLILGLLFGALGVDRYYKGDVGLGIGKFLSAFIFVGFIWAFVDLFLIWKGIKKDNFEKVNSQLLLCGV, from the coding sequence ATGCTTAAAAGTAGATTAGCAAAAATAACTGATGAGCAAAAAATAGCTTCTTTAGGAATGATACAGCTTAAAAGTCCTGTGGTGGGATTAATCTTAGGATTACTCTTTGGTGCACTTGGTGTAGATAGATATTATAAAGGTGATGTAGGGCTAGGTATAGGTAAATTCCTTAGCGCATTTATATTTGTTGGATTTATTTGGGCATTTGTGGATTTATTCCTTATATGGAAAGGGATTAAGAAAGATAATTTTGAAAAAGTCAATTCACAGCTTTTACTCTGTGGTGTGTAG
- the polA gene encoding DNA polymerase I produces the protein MHTLSVIDTFGFFFRSFYALPPLKNAQGFPTGLLVGFCNLLQSLYKDPSCTYIMFALEGGGENKRREIFDAYKRNRQSPPQELLMQLPIAIEWIKQMGFLNISIEGYEADDVIASINKVANAQNIAVRIISHDKDLYQLIDKDTYIYDPIGKRNIGEAECIEKYGVKPKNFIDYQALVGDSSDNVMGIKGIGAKSAQKLIAHFGDIESMYARENELTDVVSERIANLIKAGKQSAFLSKKLVALHDDLLQSIDLSKCLMPESNPMLKIMDELKTYGLKNIISKVQSPHERYQQRRSAQRGVGSTLESVQSSQTFAFKAHLLDSVEEIESMLDTIPQGAKVGFDCESDSLDMQEAHLVGFSFCFDGKNAYYVPVGHSYLGVGRQISLESAKSIIARIFTYPLIGHNLKFDLTLIYRTLGLEHKGAIYDSMILSWLYDSIAPVGLDKQMMKWFKHTMISFDSVVAKGENFSQVNIIAATQYAAEDAAATFALYHRMEEEFHAREWGGILELAYNLEFPFIKVLMAMECEGIKVDMALLESLKDKASEHISQLSKDIFTSCGENFNLNSPQQLSHVLFDRLGLKAGRSVKGGLSTDEKTLLAIKDSHPIVNLILDYRENNKLKSTYIEPLLRFGAANSEHRVYTSFLQNGTATGRLSSKSPNLQNIPVRSEEGRKIRQAFISKAEHSLISIDYSQIELRLLAHFCKDTSLIEAFKQDKDIHFETAARLFGIENAQEKRSIAKSINFGLIYGMGSKKLSQTLQIPPKEAKSYIESYFALFPTIKDYLSAQENFLLENGYSQTLLGHRRYFDFSRATEFMKANFLREGINSIFQGSAADLIKLSMLEIHRIYSKSDLKMLLQVHDELIFEAPSERAQEYAYAVADIMNHIYTLEVPLKCGINIGTNWAELK, from the coding sequence ATGCATACTTTAAGCGTGATTGATACTTTTGGTTTTTTCTTTAGAAGCTTTTATGCCCTACCCCCTCTTAAAAATGCACAGGGCTTTCCCACAGGGCTACTTGTAGGATTCTGTAATTTGCTGCAGTCTCTCTATAAAGACCCATCTTGCACATATATTATGTTTGCTTTAGAGGGCGGAGGGGAAAATAAAAGGCGCGAGATTTTTGACGCTTATAAACGCAATCGCCAATCGCCCCCTCAAGAATTGCTTATGCAGCTGCCTATTGCGATTGAATGGATTAAGCAAATGGGCTTTTTGAATATCAGCATTGAGGGCTATGAGGCTGATGATGTGATTGCCTCGATTAATAAAGTCGCTAACGCCCAAAATATCGCGGTGAGAATTATTAGTCACGATAAGGATTTGTATCAGCTCATCGATAAAGATACTTACATCTATGACCCCATAGGGAAACGCAATATCGGTGAAGCGGAGTGCATAGAGAAATATGGCGTGAAGCCTAAAAATTTTATCGATTATCAGGCCTTAGTAGGCGATAGCAGCGATAATGTGATGGGTATAAAGGGCATAGGTGCTAAAAGCGCACAAAAGCTTATCGCGCATTTTGGGGATATAGAATCTATGTATGCGCGTGAGAATGAGCTAACAGATGTGGTGAGTGAGCGGATAGCTAATCTCATAAAAGCAGGCAAGCAAAGCGCGTTTTTAAGCAAAAAACTTGTGGCGCTGCACGATGATTTGCTACAAAGCATTGATTTAAGCAAATGTCTAATGCCCGAATCTAATCCTATGTTAAAAATAATGGACGAGCTTAAAACCTATGGGTTAAAAAATATCATCTCTAAGGTGCAATCCCCGCACGAGCGCTATCAGCAGCGGCGAAGCGCACAAAGAGGTGTAGGCTCTACACTTGAGAGTGTGCAATCCTCACAAACTTTTGCTTTTAAAGCACATTTGCTTGATAGTGTGGAAGAAATAGAATCTATGCTAGATACCATTCCGCAGGGGGCGAAAGTGGGCTTTGACTGCGAGAGTGATAGCTTGGATATGCAGGAGGCGCATTTGGTAGGATTCTCCTTTTGCTTTGATGGTAAGAATGCCTATTATGTGCCGGTGGGGCATAGCTACCTAGGTGTAGGAAGGCAAATTTCTCTAGAATCTGCAAAATCCATTATCGCGCGGATTTTCACATATCCACTTATCGGGCATAATCTTAAGTTTGACTTAACGCTTATCTATCGCACTTTGGGGTTAGAACATAAGGGGGCAATATATGATAGTATGATTCTCTCTTGGCTGTATGATTCTATCGCTCCTGTGGGACTTGATAAGCAAATGATGAAGTGGTTTAAACATACAATGATTAGTTTTGATTCTGTCGTGGCAAAGGGGGAGAACTTCTCACAAGTGAATATTATTGCCGCTACACAATACGCCGCTGAAGATGCCGCAGCGACATTTGCGCTCTATCATCGCATGGAAGAGGAGTTTCACGCACGTGAATGGGGTGGAATCCTAGAGTTAGCCTATAATTTAGAATTCCCTTTTATCAAGGTGCTAATGGCAATGGAATGTGAGGGGATTAAAGTAGATATGGCACTTTTAGAATCGCTTAAAGACAAGGCGAGCGAGCATATATCACAACTCAGCAAAGATATTTTCACCTCTTGTGGGGAGAATTTCAATCTCAATTCCCCTCAACAGCTTTCCCATGTGCTTTTTGACCGCTTAGGGCTAAAGGCGGGACGAAGTGTTAAGGGCGGCTTAAGCACCGATGAAAAGACGCTTCTAGCGATTAAAGACAGCCACCCGATTGTGAATCTCATACTTGATTATAGGGAGAACAATAAGCTAAAAAGCACTTATATTGAGCCGCTTTTGCGCTTTGGGGCGGCAAATAGTGAGCATAGAGTCTATACATCATTTTTGCAAAATGGCACAGCCACAGGGCGGCTAAGCTCCAAATCGCCCAATTTGCAGAATATCCCCGTGCGGAGCGAAGAGGGGCGCAAAATCCGCCAAGCCTTTATTAGCAAGGCGGAACATAGCCTTATCAGCATTGATTACTCGCAGATTGAATTGCGGCTTTTAGCGCATTTTTGCAAGGATACTTCATTGATTGAAGCCTTCAAACAGGATAAGGATATACATTTTGAGACGGCAGCAAGGCTTTTTGGGATAGAAAACGCGCAGGAGAAGCGCTCCATTGCGAAGTCTATTAATTTTGGGCTTATCTATGGTATGGGGAGCAAGAAACTCTCACAAACTCTGCAAATTCCACCCAAAGAAGCAAAAAGCTACATAGAGAGCTATTTTGCACTTTTTCCTACGATTAAAGATTATCTTAGCGCACAGGAAAACTTTTTACTTGAGAATGGCTACTCACAGACGTTGCTAGGACATAGGCGGTATTTTGACTTTAGTAGGGCTACGGAATTTATGAAGGCAAATTTCTTGCGTGAGGGCATTAACTCGATTTTTCAAGGGAGTGCGGCGGATTTAATAAAGCTTTCTATGCTTGAGATTCACAGAATCTATAGCAAGAGCGATTTAAAAATGCTCTTACAAGTGCATGATGAGCTGATTTTTGAAGCTCCAAGTGAGAGGGCACAGGAATATGCCTATGCTGTGGCAGATATTATGAATCATATTTATACGCTTGAAGTGCCACTAAAATGTGGGATAAACATAGGGACAAACTGGGCAGAGCTGAAGTAG
- a CDS encoding triose-phosphate isomerase, translated as MPIIAANFKANLTRAEVQIYAKELESLLTHIKSNTKASPQVDIFPSASALLNDDFTHFHIGAQNAYFALNGGFTGEIGLSQLTEFHISRILIGHSERRTLFSESQEFINKKFQFYKAAGFCIYYCIGEPLEVRQRGENALKDFLSAQLSGIDVSYPQLIIAYEPIWAIGTGVSATMEQIQATHNMLSTLTPAPLLYGGSVNGTNAGEILALQNVSGVLVGSASLKIESFREIIHAAL; from the coding sequence CTGCCCATCATTGCCGCTAATTTCAAAGCCAATCTCACACGCGCAGAGGTGCAAATATATGCCAAAGAACTAGAATCTCTCCTTACACATATCAAGTCAAATACTAAAGCCTCCCCGCAGGTAGATATTTTCCCCTCTGCAAGCGCCTTGCTTAATGATGATTTCACACATTTTCATATAGGAGCGCAAAATGCTTATTTTGCTTTAAATGGTGGATTCACAGGAGAAATCGGGCTAAGTCAATTAACAGAATTTCATATCTCACGCATTTTAATAGGGCATAGTGAGAGGCGCACATTATTTAGCGAATCCCAAGAGTTCATCAACAAAAAGTTTCAATTCTATAAAGCAGCGGGATTCTGTATATATTACTGCATAGGTGAGCCCCTAGAAGTGCGGCAGAGGGGAGAGAATGCGCTTAAAGACTTTTTAAGTGCACAGCTTAGTGGTATTGATGTGAGCTATCCTCAACTTATTATCGCGTATGAGCCTATTTGGGCGATTGGGACAGGGGTTAGTGCTACAATGGAGCAGATTCAAGCCACACATAATATGCTCTCCACCCTCACACCTGCACCTTTGCTTTATGGTGGTAGTGTGAATGGCACTAATGCAGGGGAGATTCTTGCATTGCAAAATGTTTCAGGTGTGCTAGTAGGTTCGGCGAGTTTGAAAATAGAAAGTTTTAGAGAAATTATCCACGCGGCTTTGTAG
- a CDS encoding FAD-dependent oxidoreductase, giving the protein MKKTITIIGGGIAGLSAALFFAAAKNNEIDFDITIFDDNQSDLKAAAIYNVPFFPKGAKAEAIFSHIKGQIDTMLKVRYIQSSVTEISGEKGNLITKDNVGNEVKADYIIVATGASKCDIKGLEGFVEPHTLMPKPNKIKLKTKERQMIKEGVYAAGLVSGVTTMVACAMGSANEAACAILSDIKGTLSVHHDTPSRG; this is encoded by the coding sequence ATGAAAAAGACAATTACAATTATAGGTGGTGGTATTGCTGGGCTTAGTGCTGCGCTATTTTTTGCAGCAGCTAAAAATAATGAGATTGACTTTGATATTACTATTTTTGATGACAATCAGTCAGATTTAAAGGCAGCGGCGATTTATAATGTGCCATTTTTCCCAAAAGGCGCTAAGGCTGAAGCGATTTTCTCTCATATCAAAGGGCAAATAGATACTATGCTCAAAGTGCGCTATATCCAATCAAGCGTTACAGAAATTAGCGGGGAAAAGGGCAATCTCATCACTAAAGATAATGTGGGCAATGAAGTAAAAGCAGATTATATCATCGTGGCAACTGGTGCTTCAAAGTGTGATATTAAAGGCTTAGAGGGCTTTGTAGAGCCGCACACCCTTATGCCAAAGCCTAATAAAATCAAGCTCAAAACCAAAGAACGGCAAATGATAAAAGAGGGCGTGTATGCTGCTGGGCTTGTGAGCGGGGTAACTACGATGGTAGCTTGTGCTATGGGCAGTGCCAATGAAGCTGCTTGTGCGATTTTAAGCGATATTAAAGGCACTCTAAGCGTTCATCACGACACACCTAGCAGAGGCTAA